One window of Camelus dromedarius isolate mCamDro1 chromosome 18, mCamDro1.pat, whole genome shotgun sequence genomic DNA carries:
- the ELMO2 gene encoding engulfment and cell motility protein 2 isoform X3 encodes MYLVILTGPALRRWNCALTTAYGQSGAGLSVRLGLAPASQAEPSLSLLTYFLSLPSSLIAGYVSQPTVDVSILQRSLAILESMVLNSQSLYQKIAEEITVGQLISHLQVSNQEIQTYAIALINALFLKAPEDKRQDKHLNPLDLPVTDMANAFAQKHLRSIILNHVIRGNRPIKTEMAHQLYVLQVLTFNLLEERMMTKMDPNDQAQRDIIFELRRIAFDAESDPSNAPGSGTEKRKAMYTKDYKMLGFTNHINPAMDFTQTPPGMLALDNMLYLAKVHQDTYIRIVLENSSREDKHECPFGRSAIELTKMLCEILQVGELPNEGRNDYHPMFFTHDRAFEELFGICIQLLNKTWKEMRATAEDFNKVMQVVREQITRALPSKPNSLDQFKSKLRSLSYSEILRLRQSERMSQDDFQSPPIVELREKIQPEILELIKQQRLNRLCEGSSFRKIGNRRRQERFWYCRLALNHKVLHYGDLDDNPQGEVTFESLQEKIPVADIKAIVTGKDCPHMKEKSALKQNKEVLELAFSILYDPDETLNFIAPNKYEYCIWIDGLSALLGKDMSSELTKSDLDTLLSMEMKLRLLDLENIQIPEAPPPVPKEPSSYDFVYHYG; translated from the exons ATGTACCTCGTTATACTCACAGGGCCTGCACTGAGAAGATGGAACTGTGCTCTCACAACTGCATATGGCCAAAGTGGAGCTGGATTGTCAGTGAGACTTGGGTTAGCGCCAGCCAGCCAAGCAGAACCATCCCTAAGTCTTCTGACCTACTTCCTGAGCCTTCCCTCCTCtttg ATTGCAGGGTACGTGAGCCAGCCCACGGTGGATGTGTCAATCCTTCAGAGGTCCCTGGCCATCCTGGAAAGCATGGTCTTGAATAGCCAGAGTCTGTACCAGAAGATTGCAGAGGAAATCACCGTGGGACAGCTCATCTCACACCTCCAGGT CTCCAACCAGGAGATTCAGACCTACGCCATTGCACTGATTAACGCACTTTTTCTGAAGGCTCCTGAGGACAAGCGACAG GACAAGCACCTTAATCCTCTAGACCTGCCTGTCACT GATATGGCCAATGCGTTTGCACAGAAGCACCTTCGGTCCATAATCCTCAAT CATGTGATCCGAGGGAACCGCCCAATCAAAACCGAGATGGCCCATCAGCTATACGTCCTGCAAGTCCTGACCTTTAACCTTCTGGAAGAAAGGATGATGACCAAGATGGACCCCAACGATCAG GCTCAAAGAGACATTATATTTGAACTGAGGAGGATTGCATTTGATGCGGAGTCTGACCCTAGCAACGCCCCTGGGAGTGGGACTGAAAAACGCAAAGCCATGTATACCAAGGACTACAAAATGCTGGGATTTACT AACCACATCAACCCAGCAATGGACTTTACCCAGACTCCTCCTGGAATGCTGGCCTTGGACAACATGCTGTACTTGGCTAAAGTCCATCAAGACACCTACATCCGG ATCGTCTTGGAGAACAGCAGCCGTGAAGACAAACATGAGTGCCCCTTTGGCCGCAGTGCCATTGAACTCACCAAAATGCTCTGTGAAATCCTACAGGTCGGGGAACTGC CAAACGAAGGGCGCAACGACTACCACCCAATGTTCTTCACCCACGACCGAGCGTTCGAAGAGCTCTTTGGAATCTGCATCCAACTGTTGAACAAGACCTGGAAGGAGATGAGGGCCACAGCTGAGGACTTCAACAAG GTTATGCAAGTCGTCCGAGAGCAGATCACTCGAGCTTTGCCCTCTAAACCCAACTCTCTGGATCAGTTCAAGAGCAAACTGCGTAGCCTGAGCTACTCTGAGATTCTGCGACTGCGCCAGTCCGAGAGGATGAGTCAGGATGACTTCCAGTCCCCGCCAATTGT GGAGCTGAGGGAGAAGATCCAGCCCGAGATCCTTGAACTGATCAAGCAGCAGCGCCTGAACAGGCTCTGTGAGGGCAGCAGCTTCCGAAAGATTGGAAATCGCCGGAGACAAG AACGTTTCTGGTACTGCCGCTTGGCCCTGAACCACAAGGTCCTGCACTATGGTGATTTGGACGACAACCCACAAGGGGAGGTGACATTCGAATCCCTGCAGGAGAAAA TTCCTGTTGCAGACATTAAGGCCATTGTCACTGGGAAGGATTGTCCCCACATGAAGGAGAAAAGTGCTCTGAAACAAAACAAG GAGGTGTTGGAATTGGCTTTCTCCATCCTGTATGACCCCGATGAGACCTTAAACTTCATTGCACCTAATAAGTATGAG TACTGCATCTGGATTGACGGCCTCAGTGCCCTTCTGGGGAAGGACATGTCCAGCGAGCTGACCAAGAGTGACCTGGACACCCTGCTGAGCATGGAGATGAAGCTGCGGCTGCTGGACCTGGAGAACATCCAGATCCCTGAGGCCCCACCGCCCGTGCCCAAGGAGCCCAGCAGCTACGACTTCGTCTATCACTATGGCTGA
- the ELMO2 gene encoding engulfment and cell motility protein 2 isoform X4: MANAFAQKHLRSIILNHVIRGNRPIKTEMAHQLYVLQVLTFNLLEERMMTKMDPNDQAQRDIIFELRRIAFDAESDPSNAPGSGTEKRKAMYTKDYKMLGFTNHINPAMDFTQTPPGMLALDNMLYLAKVHQDTYIRIVLENSSREDKHECPFGRSAIELTKMLCEILQVGELPNEGRNDYHPMFFTHDRAFEELFGICIQLLNKTWKEMRATAEDFNKVMQVVREQITRALPSKPNSLDQFKSKLRSLSYSEILRLRQSERMSQDDFQSPPIVELREKIQPEILELIKQQRLNRLCEGSSFRKIGNRRRQERFWYCRLALNHKVLHYGDLDDNPQGEVTFESLQEKIPVADIKAIVTGKDCPHMKEKSALKQNKEVLELAFSILYDPDETLNFIAPNKYEYCIWIDGLSALLGKDMSSELTKSDLDTLLSMEMKLRLLDLENIQIPEAPPPVPKEPSSYDFVYHYG; this comes from the exons ATGGCCAATGCGTTTGCACAGAAGCACCTTCGGTCCATAATCCTCAAT CATGTGATCCGAGGGAACCGCCCAATCAAAACCGAGATGGCCCATCAGCTATACGTCCTGCAAGTCCTGACCTTTAACCTTCTGGAAGAAAGGATGATGACCAAGATGGACCCCAACGATCAG GCTCAAAGAGACATTATATTTGAACTGAGGAGGATTGCATTTGATGCGGAGTCTGACCCTAGCAACGCCCCTGGGAGTGGGACTGAAAAACGCAAAGCCATGTATACCAAGGACTACAAAATGCTGGGATTTACT AACCACATCAACCCAGCAATGGACTTTACCCAGACTCCTCCTGGAATGCTGGCCTTGGACAACATGCTGTACTTGGCTAAAGTCCATCAAGACACCTACATCCGG ATCGTCTTGGAGAACAGCAGCCGTGAAGACAAACATGAGTGCCCCTTTGGCCGCAGTGCCATTGAACTCACCAAAATGCTCTGTGAAATCCTACAGGTCGGGGAACTGC CAAACGAAGGGCGCAACGACTACCACCCAATGTTCTTCACCCACGACCGAGCGTTCGAAGAGCTCTTTGGAATCTGCATCCAACTGTTGAACAAGACCTGGAAGGAGATGAGGGCCACAGCTGAGGACTTCAACAAG GTTATGCAAGTCGTCCGAGAGCAGATCACTCGAGCTTTGCCCTCTAAACCCAACTCTCTGGATCAGTTCAAGAGCAAACTGCGTAGCCTGAGCTACTCTGAGATTCTGCGACTGCGCCAGTCCGAGAGGATGAGTCAGGATGACTTCCAGTCCCCGCCAATTGT GGAGCTGAGGGAGAAGATCCAGCCCGAGATCCTTGAACTGATCAAGCAGCAGCGCCTGAACAGGCTCTGTGAGGGCAGCAGCTTCCGAAAGATTGGAAATCGCCGGAGACAAG AACGTTTCTGGTACTGCCGCTTGGCCCTGAACCACAAGGTCCTGCACTATGGTGATTTGGACGACAACCCACAAGGGGAGGTGACATTCGAATCCCTGCAGGAGAAAA TTCCTGTTGCAGACATTAAGGCCATTGTCACTGGGAAGGATTGTCCCCACATGAAGGAGAAAAGTGCTCTGAAACAAAACAAG GAGGTGTTGGAATTGGCTTTCTCCATCCTGTATGACCCCGATGAGACCTTAAACTTCATTGCACCTAATAAGTATGAG TACTGCATCTGGATTGACGGCCTCAGTGCCCTTCTGGGGAAGGACATGTCCAGCGAGCTGACCAAGAGTGACCTGGACACCCTGCTGAGCATGGAGATGAAGCTGCGGCTGCTGGACCTGGAGAACATCCAGATCCCTGAGGCCCCACCGCCCGTGCCCAAGGAGCCCAGCAGCTACGACTTCGTCTATCACTATGGCTGA